A genomic window from Plasmodium malariae genome assembly, chromosome: 10 includes:
- the PmUG01_10033300 gene encoding conserved Plasmodium protein, unknown function, whose translation MNILNVGCCFLILFLLLLEKEFYNNILVFFPSYHLYEKNEKSVGCFILNDEKSYFNNKKKIDILRRHRKLKEDTHTHKINTDKWNYNKNTSEGYLLDENNDDLNPKEKKYKKEKENYSYEREEKRDQGKDDNIDHNNKKCHYIKKEEASEEEKKIYDLMDEELKRNEEESREQKRDREIHENVKKRREQKKEEEEKEEENINKLIKEETGEKAGGEEEVERKKENTNEKVNENKNEQINENNNSILTCSNKLNYLELTPSRGQDNHLFSTDNHDCKSNIVNNIQMIDEKNEKLHNLNDNREEVRSGVGNISHIESEKKENKNNDKGLLFIEGYTQHKDQTLIIEKNKGNKMAFISPTNGDEKSPSDVSQNGIEMQKEEEGRIGTTRNSGNRGSSTGSSNYSTVSFSNLQIYDKMPENISNSYKIRNVHRHIHRPIYHAEINSSLKNNYSFIFLFLNTNDKVRMVPMNFLVQHSIVNLTDEQYDKLKGEKSVSIYDNNNPVKYQYETFEIKEDEANAFKDNYNDGNNNNNGGKNNKENESDSNKESEASTEENNKNAESKWSFDGTLVTYSIIILLVVILLSLTFIVYYYDLINKVKRLQKKRKNNKSLTIENDKSSDMYMDSSYGESTHV comes from the coding sequence atgaatattttaaatgtcgGATGCTGtttcttaattttgtttcttttattactagaaaaagaattttataacaatattttGGTGTTCTTCCCCAGTTACCATCTGTatgagaaaaatgaaaaaagtgtAGGATGCTTTATTTTGAATGATGAAAAAAgctattttaataataaaaaaaagatagacATATTAAGAAGACacagaaaattaaaagaagataCGCACACtcacaaaataaatacagaTAAATGGAATTATAATAAGAACACATCAGAAGGGTATTTATTGGACGAAAACAATGATGATTTAAATCCTaaggagaaaaaatataaaaaagaaaaagaaaattatagttATGAAAGGGAGGAAAAAAGGGACCAAGGAAAGGATGATAATATAGAtcataataacaaaaaatgtcattatataaaaaaagaggaagcatcagaagaagaaaaaaaaatatatgatttaatGGATGAAGAGTTGAAAAGAAATGAAGAAGAATCGAGAGAACAGAAAAGAGACAGGGAAATACacgaaaatgtaaaaaaaaggagagaaCAAAAGAAAGAGGAAGAGGAGAAAGAGGAGGAAAACATAAACAAACTGATAAAAGAAGAAACGGGGGAAAAAGCAGGAGGAGAAGAAGAAGtagaaaggaaaaaggaaaacacaAATGAGAAGgtaaatgaaaacaaaaatgagcAGATAAATGAGAACAATAATAGCATATTAACATGCTCTAACAAGCTAAACTATTTAGAGTTAACACCGAGTAGAGGGCAAGACAACCATTTGTTCAGCACAGATAACCATGATTGCAAATCaaatattgttaataatatacaaatgattgatgagaaaaatgaaaaattacaCAATTTGAATGATAATCGTGAGGAAGTAAGAAGTGGGGTAGGAAATATATCGCATATAGAgagtgaaaaaaaagaaaacaaaaataatgataaaggTTTACTTTTCATAGAAGGATATACTCAACATAAGGACCAAACTttaattattgaaaaaaataagggaaACAAAATGGCATTTATATCACCAACTAATGGGGACGAAAAAAGCCCTTCTGACGTATCCCAAAACGGAATTGAAATGcaaaaagaagaggaaggGAGGATTGGCACTACCCGTAACAGCGGAAATAGAGGTAGTAGCACTGGAAGTAGCAACTATAGCACAGTCAGTTTTTCCAACTTGCAAATATACGACAAGATGCCTGAGAATATTAGTAACagttataaaataagaaatgtGCATAGGCATATTCATCGTCCCATATACCATGCGGAAATTAATTCcagtttaaaaaataattactctttcatttttttatttttaaatacaaatgACAAAGTACGTATGGTTCCAATGAATTTTCTTGTACAACATTCGATTGTAAATTTAACGGATGAACAATATGATAAGTTGAAGGGTGAAAAAAgtgtaagtatatatgaCAATAACAACCCAGTTAAGTATCAATACGAAACATTTGAAATAAAAGAGGATGAAGCGAATGCATTCAAAGACAATTACAAtgatggtaataataataataatgggggaaaaaataataaagaaaatgaaagtGATTCAAACAAAGAGTCAGAAGCATCAACAGAagaaaacaacaaaaatgCAGAGTCAAAATGGTCTTTTGATGGTACACTTGTAACATATTCAATTATCATATTATTAGTAGTCATATTACTTTCGTTAACTTTTAtagtttattattatgatctTATAAACAAAGTTAAAAGattacagaaaaaaagaaagaataacAAATCGCTCACTATAGAAAATGATAAGTCCTCAGATATGTACATGGACAGCTCCTACGGAGAAAGCACGCACGTTTGA
- the PmUG01_10033400 gene encoding MORN repeat protein, putative, with product MKKLRDSLHIFLPKNKRPSDNNKNEITGGTIYEIGNEIEEIFQEDVENIKFKADDISSFFVKNSEIEEEEEKKEFLNYDGYKTNLVDDNCNNNTYEDAKGRKTKTLFDPSTCGPYVCCVVILSKKENIQIEFIHPNIHDINEGEILFKSKQNKNKIKKNNKRMITPFNVWYRYKGDWKEDVKMLILERMYLFKEVNTKNFLCNFSNNKSISNNNEYNILYGLSGNRYYIIALNYLEDNKCKEIMIISQVPYFDFIYKHFLTVMQSYIMEKKDSKKENNEIMEEEMEKTQIRPSGKDKTKIAEKEIEIITMIENKKDKSEIFANGKTEITVNNKTAITAYENTKIRENRKDKTESKKKKKIIERNYKVLEQFIDTFGTHSTIFDKISFNDYYVNLGKDIEELNNMKIKNILIFLKAVLLEKKIAMLCSKKGKGCKMLLLFLSFIPDIINFGFNIKNYERNFEKWEKLKLPLILFHEKYILLLHINNLELFNEYAFEKNYLISTNIESDVYNFVKNDLDLFYDIDTDELVIKNKNLIDALTLTRYENNYLKKIHSFFTYFFNFSSLFFENIKQNHSLINGKNVGNILNPLPVEQDTPTFSNFFAKKGDKSLLMDVDKNGTTNCSVINARNGSDICKGNDYHCAFNEGNCDNKTSMSDDAMGGEGIGVGEGACPRDRNILQGNALKNRGISGSRIGSRTGSSDNSSECYSTISTRIGREEQEYEYIDDEDEVNIINTKSVTLRKSESYLCPEISENKLKNIKYSDNDQSEIKKDQVEEKYITDLRNHFHNYFKDFFLSSKENFEEGIKEKKEEYESNYNMSFLSIWQETKNYNFFIEKDCKINKFLKIAEQNNVLFDKKYMEDYKFVDDLLIIEKKRKKNNNNKKEEIDKNLKDILLISLKGYIYEGTYCILKKCKQGLGKFVYNIYDITFHGEWENDQINGSGHLLYNNKFKYFGNFKNNLFNGNGLYVDNLLNQYEGEFLNGSFNGNGKLIFNKNTYIGIFKNSNLIGKGKILYQNGLIYTGEIKDFLPHGYGFLSYNSSTVFEGYFLQGKKNGNGFLTINNNSTSNEIFCIEGKWNNDKPVLKKNFNVLFPNKDKYIGKIYILSSNYGGRSKCRSLNIDDTISENINRNMFEVKKLIANKIAFIKNQDKLNIDETLSPQNDDDSLMDGKVDTTHKDDVNTIISADTTANVCSNSNNNNSSSSRSDSAPSFSSCNILKGKNAKRTEDTIPILTEGKQIQGKHYHHHPPSDEKSIAQHAKFIKKTMLKKKLETIMKTKEKKLMKKFFEILDRSWMYNTERKLKNNKEVVEYLQQKNLFLIPHREGICIIHNKKKKENYDGKFCLGMKHGYGISVYDNVNRYEGYWYRGMKHGYGILYEGDNIYYVHFNYDKLIEKQKILHEQLSKYKPKKETSDVVKEYGNHFIINQPFFDYRNFLSSTLCNYL from the exons ATGAAGAAATTAAGGGATAGTTTACACATTTTCTTgccaaaaaataaaag ACCAAGTGACaacaacaaaaatgaaataacagGGGGCACAATTTACGAAATTGGGAATGAAATTGAAGAGATATTTCAAGAAGatgtagaaaatataaaatttaaggCAGATGAtatatcatcattttttgtaaaaaatagtgAAATTGAGGAggaagaagagaaaaaagaatttttaaattacgaTGGTTATAAGACTAACTTAGTAGAtgataattgtaataataatacatatgaaGATGCCAAAGGtcgaaaaacaaaaacattaTTTGACCCTTCTACATGCGGGCCATATGTATGTTGTGTAgtaattttatcaaaaaaagaaaatatacaaattgaATTTATACATCCCAACATTCATGATATAAATGAAGgggaaattttatttaaatcgaaacaaaacaaaaataaaataaaaaaaaataataaaagaatgaTAACACCATTTAATGTGTGGTACAGATATAAAGGTGACTGGAAGGAAGatgtaaaaatgttaattttaGAGAggatgtatttatttaaagaagtgaatactaaaaattttttatgtaatttttcgAACAATAAATCTATAAGCAATAATAacgaatataatattctttacGGACTTAGTGGTAATAGGTACTACATAATAGCATTAAATTATTTGGAagataataaatgtaaagaaattatgataataagTCAAGTGCCatattttgattttatatacaaacattttCTCACTGTTATGCAATCCtatataatggaaaaaaaggatagcaaaaaggaaaacaatgAAATAATGGAAGaggaaatggaaaaaacTCAGATAAGACCGAGCGGGAAAGATAAAACTAAAATAGCAGAAAAGGAAATAGAGATAATCACAATGattgaaaacaaaaaagataaaagtgAAATATTTGCAAACGGTAAAACCGAAATAACTGTAAACAATAAAACTGCAATCACTGCTTATGAGAATACCAAAATAAGAGAAAACAGAAAAGATAAAACAGAAAgcaagaagaaaaaaaagattatagaaagaaattataaagtATTAGAACAATTCATTGACACCTTTGGAACGCACAGCACAATATTTGATAAAATCTCATTTAATGATTATTACGTAAATTTAGGTAAAGACATTGAGGAATTAaacaatatgaaaataaaaaacattttaatatttttaaaagccGTAttgttagaaaaaaaaattgctatGTTATGctcaaaaaaaggaaaaggatgTAAGATGTTGCTATTGTTCTTATCCTTCATTCctgatattattaatttcggttttaatataaaaaattatgaacgcaattttgaaaaatgggaaaaattaaagttgccattaatattatttcacgaaaaatatatcttattattacatataaataaccTTGAACTGTTTAATGAGTATgcttttgaaaaaaattatttgatatCAACTAATATAGAAAGCGATGTGtacaattttgttaaaaatgaTTTGGACCTTTTTTATGATATCGATACAGATGAAttagttataaaaaataaaaatttaatagaCGCATTAACATTAACAagatatgaaaataattatttaaaaaaaattcattcgttttttacatatttttttaatttctcttctttattttttgaaaatatcaAACAAAATCATAGCCTAATAAATGGGAAAAATGTGGGCAATATTTTGAATCCACTTCCTGTTGAACAGGATACGCCGAccttttcaaattttttcgCCAAAAAAGGTGACAAGTCTTTACTTATGGACGTAGACAAAAATGGCACCACTAACTGTAGTGTTATTAATGCTAGAAACGGAAGTGATATATGCAAAGGGAATGATTATCACTGTGCATTTAACGAGGGGAACTGTGATAACAAGACGAGTATGTCTGATGATGCTATGGGGGGTGAAGGGATAGGTGTAGGTGAGGGCGCCTGTCCGAGGGATAGAAATATACTGCAAGGAAATGCACTAAAAAATAGAGGCATAAGTGGAAGCAGAATTGGCAGCAGAACCGGAAGCAGTGATAACAGTTCAGAGTGCTACTCCACCATCTCAACACGAATAGGACGCGAAGAACAGGAATACGAATATATTGACGATGAAGATGAGGTGAATATCATAAACACTAAATCTGTAACGCTGAGAAAGAGCGAGTCTTATCTTTGCCCAGAAATAAGTGAGAATAAACTTaagaacataaaatatagtgACAATGACCAAAGCGAAATAAAGAAAGACCAagtagaagaaaaatatattactgaTTTAAGAAatcattttcataattattttaaagatttttttttatcaagtaaagaaaattttgaagaaggaataaaagagaaaaaggaagaatatGAAAGTAACTATAATATGTCGTTTCTTTCCATATGGCAAGAaacgaaaaattataatttttttattgaaaaggactgcaaaataaataaatttttaaaaatagctGAACAGAACAATGTGTTATTTGATAAAAAGTATATGGAAGATTATAAATTTGTCGATGATTTGttaataattgaaaaaaagagaaaaaaaaataataataataaaaaagaggaaatagataaaaatttaaaggacatattattaatatccTTAAAggggtatatatatgaaggtACATATtgtattttgaaaaaatgtaaacaagGATTAGgaaaatttgtatataatatatatgacatAACATTTCATGGAGAATGGGAAAATGATCAAATAAATGGTTCAggtcatttattatataataataaatttaaatattttggtaattttaaaaataatttatttaatggtAATGGATTATATGtagataatttattaaatcaaTATGAAGgtgaatttttaaatggtTCTTTTAATGGAAATGGAAaacttatatttaataaaaatacatatattggtatatttaaaaatagtaatttaaTTGGTAAAgggaaaattttatatcaaaATGGACTTATCTATACAGGAGAAATTAAAGATTTTCTACCACATGGTTATGGTTTTTTATCATACAACAGTTCGACAGTTTTTGAAGGTTATTTTCTtcaaggtaaaaaaaatggaaatggcTTTTTAaccataaataataattctacgtctaatgaaattttttgtattgaGGGCAAATGGAATAATGATAAGCCtgtattgaaaaaaaattttaatgtactATTTCCTAacaaagataaatatataggaaAAATTTACATCTTGTCATCCAATTATGGAGGAAGATCTAAATGTCGTAGCTTAAATATTGATGATACTATATctgaaaatataaacagaAATATGTTTgaagtgaaaaaattaattgcaAATAAAATTGCCTTTATTAAGAATCAAGACAAGCTTAATATTGATGAAACCCTTAGCCCCCAGAATGATGACGATTCCCTGATGGATGGAAAAGTGGACACAACCCACAAAGACGATGTTAATACCATTATCAGTGCTGATACGACTGCTAACGTTtgcagtaatagtaataataataatagtagtagtagcaggAGCGATAGTGCCCCCTCCTTCAGCAGttgcaatattttaaaaggaaaaaatgcgAAAAGAACAGAAGATACCATTCCAATTTTAACAGAAGGTAAACAAATTCAAGGGAAAcattatcatcatcatccCCCTTCTGATGAGAAAAGTATCGCGCAACATGCtaaatttatcaaaaaaaccatgttaaaaaaaaaacttgaaacaattatgaaaacaaaagaaaaaaaattgatgaaGAAATTTTTCGAAATATTAGACAGAAGTTGGATGTATAATACggaaagaaaattaaaaaataataaagaagttGTTGAATATTTACAACAGAAAAACTTGTTCCTCATCCCACATAGAGAAGGGATatgtataatacataataaaaaaaaaaaagaaaattatgatgGAAAATTTTGCTTAGGTATGAAACACGGCTATGGTATATCCGTTTATGATAATGTAAATAGATATGAAGGATACTGGTATAGAGGTATGAAACATGGTTATGGTATTTTATATGAAGGGGATAATATATACTATgttcattttaattatgaCAAGTTaattgaaaaacaaaaaattttacatgaACAGTTAAGTAAGTATAAACCGAAAAAAGAAACTTCCGATGTTGTAAAAGAATATGGAaatcattttataataaatcaaCCCTTTTTTGATtatagaaattttttatccTCTACTTTGTGTAACTACCTGTAG
- the ZIPCO gene encoding ZIP domain-containing protein, putative — translation MWLTTILTLLIFVECVAVVYVPSFAENKLSKLKKNKFLSITNLENVASGAILALAFIHMLPEVIILLNKKNINLYYTFTLILVSITFLNITDILYDHHAENSFDFDDTQDYEDKNNTIKKVNEKTNDTNCVSMDINETKDLELRSLDVKDKNNSCKSLLMGSLKDKNAVVIVGLSMLAHKWAECLIVYKNVVNKTENTFLSSIYAWSFILSLPLGVFIAIFSFPSNEFVEIIFSSIACGFFLYLSFNMTKDIKITKSNKYYISFSYFLGVCSMSTLMIIFNFFENSNVV, via the exons ATGTGGTTAACAACAATTCTAACATTACTTATCTTTGTTGAATGTGTTGCAGTTGTGTATGTACCATCCTTTGCAGAGAACAAATTatcaaaattgaaaaaaaataaatttctaaGCATTACAAATTTGGAAAATGTTGCAAGTG gAGCAATATTGGCCTTAgcttttatacatatgttaccagaagttataattttattaaacaaaaaaaatattaacctATATTACACTTTTACTTTAATACTTGTATCAATAACATTTCTGAATATAACAGATATACTATATGACCACCATGCTGAAAATAGTTTTGATTTTGACGATACACAAGATTATGAAGATAAGAATAATAccattaaaaaagtaaacgaGAAAACAAATGATACAAATTGTGTATCCATGGATATAAATGAAACTAAGGATCTAGAATTAAGATCACTAGAtgttaaagataaaaataacagtTGCAAAA gtTTGCTTATGGGTAgcttaaaagataaaaatgcCGTTGTAATCGTAGGACTCTCCATGTTAGCTCATAAATGGGCAGAATGTTTGATTGTTTACAAGAATGTTGTTAACAAAACAGAA aATACTTTTTTATCGAGCATATATGCGTGgtcatttatattatctttaCCTTTAGGAGTTTTTATTGCAATATTTTCGTTTCCATcaa ACGAATTTGtggaaataatttttagcTCAATTGCTTGTGGGTTTTTTCTGTATCTCTCCTTCAAT atgACCAAGGATATCAAGATAACGAAAAgtaacaaatattatatatcttttagtTATTTCCTAGGAGTTTGTAGCATGTCAACGTTGatgataatatttaatttttttgaaaattcaAATGtggtttaa
- the PmUG01_10033600 gene encoding serine/arginine-rich splicing factor 4, putative yields MSYKSSRYSKTPSCIYVGNLPGNIIEEEVYDLFGKFGRIKYIDIKRTRSSSVSLSYAFVHFSDVKDAEYAIERRDGYKYDGYRLRVEFSGENRGYGKYRKKEEGIGPPLRTEHRLIVSNLPDNCKWQHLKDIMRQCGDVGFANIEYGKGIVEFISYDDMLYAIEKFDGAEFKVYDQVTNIKVRKDKRGFSYTKRHRNDYYSPRYKKRRRYSEESGLSARNRSRRHNKYSNTSTKRNNRYDYNSDSTNYNKNKSKYDKIRQRKNEYKGKRSYSVDGKRNEEGSRSKSRNLSRGDERSYKKKKYIRNNSSVRLSKQSSRYEEKENAKNNSYSKSVSNEKSESARRNGSEYRSRKRSLSEDGNKKSRKRSISEDGSEYKDRKRSISEDGNKKSRKRSISEDGNKKSRKRSISEDESEYRSRKRSLSEDESEYKGRKRSISEDGNKKSRKRSISEDESEYISRKRSLSEDGSEYKGRKRSISEDGSEYRCRKRSVSEDGSDFRSRKRTLSKSSKREHSSSDEKKEKRKRSHSESNKSHYKSGSREMEKVQKDKGNGKLSETEKSYKSRSNSERNSAIEKNKSNDEKKKTVDKRTKKVTKNIRKKKGTDDKDIKENNDKASGNEDLKSVSNDGNKSNRDKSEEKENNKENSNSNKNQKTKKAAASEAKPKRGRRGRKKASAEENIANIVDDSVNGNVSN; encoded by the exons atgagtTATAAATCTTCAAGATACAGCAAAACCCCAtcgtgtatatatgtaggaAATTTACCAGGAAATATCATAGAAGAAGAGGTCTACGATTTATTTGGAAag tttggacgtataaaatacatagatataaaaagaacaagGTCTTCTAGTGTTAGTTTATCATACGCTTTTGTCCATTTTTCCGATGTCAA agATGCAGAATATGCAATAGAAAGAAGAGACGGTTATAAATATGATGGTTATCGTTTACGCGTTGAATTTTCAGGAGAAAACAGAGG ctatggaaaatatagaaaaaaagaagaaggaaTTGGACCCCCATTAAGAACCGAACATCGACTTATTGTTAGTAATTTGCCAGACAACTGTAAATGGCAACATTTAAAAGACATTATGAGACAGTGTGGTGATGTAGGATTTGCTAACATCGAGTATGGAAAAGGAATAGTAGAATTTATTAGTTACGATGATATGTTATATGCGATTGAAAAGTTTGATGGTGCCGAATTTAAAGTTTATGATCAggttacaaatataaaagttaGAAAAGATAAAAGGGGGTTCTCATATACGAAAAGACATAGAAATGATTACTATAGTCccagatataaaaaaagacgaAGATATAGTGAGGAATCTGGATTATCGGCTAGAAATAGATCAAGAAGACACAACAAATATAGTAACACATcaacaaaaagaaataatagaTATGATTATAATAGTGATAgtacaaattataataaaaacaaaagtaaATACGATAAAATTAggcaaagaaaaaatgaatataaaggTAAAAGAAGTTACAGCGTAGATGGTAAAAGAAATGAAGAAGGTAGTAGAAGTAAATCAAGAAATTTATCAAGAGGTGATGAAAGaagttataaaaagaaaaaatatatacgtaataaTTCAAGTGTTAGATTAAGCAAACAATCTAGTAGGTatgaagaaaaggaaaatgcaaaaaataacAGTTATAGTAAAAGCGTAAGTAACGAAAAAAGTGAAAGTGCTAGAAGAAATGGAAGTGAATATAGGAGTAGAAAAAGAAGCTTAAGTGAagatggaaataaaaaaagtagaaaaagAAGTATAAGTGAAGATGGAAGTGAATATAAAGATAGAAAAAGAAGTATAAGTGAagatggaaataaaaaaagtagaaaaagAAGCATAAGTGAagatggaaataaaaaaagtagaaaaagAAGCATAAGTGAAGATGAAAGTGAATATAGAAGTAGAAAAAGAAGCTTAAGTGAAGATGAAAGTGAATATAAAGGTAGAAAAAGAAGTATAAGTGAagatggaaataaaaaaagtagaaaaagAAGCATAAGTGAAGATGAAAGTGAATATATAAGTAGAAAAAGGAGCTTAAGTGAAGATGGAAGTGAATATAAAGGTAGAAAAAGAAGTATAAGTGAAGATGGAAGTGAATATAGATGTAGAAAAAGGAGCGTAAGTGAAGATGGGAGTGATTTTAGAAGTAGAAAGAGAACCTTAAGTAAAAGTTCGAAAAGAGAACATAGCTCAAgtgatgaaaaaaaggagaaaagaaaaagaagccATAGTGAATCCAATAAATCTCATTATAAAAGTGGTTCCCGTGAAATGGAAAAAGTTCAAAAAGATAAAGGCAATGGTAAGTTAAGTGAAACTGAAAAGAGTTACAAATCGCGTAGTAATTCAGAAAGAAACAGCGCcatagaaaaaaacaaaagtaatgacgaaaaaaagaaaacagtTGATAAAAGAACTAAAAAagttacaaaaaatataaggaaaaagaagGGCACAGATGATAAGGAcataaaggaaaataatgataaagcAAGTGGAAATGAAGATTTAAAAAGTGTTTCTAATGATGGAAATAAAAGCAATAGAGATAAATctgaagaaaaagaaaataataaagaaaattcaaattcaaataaaaatcaaaaaacCAAAAAAGCAGCAGCTTCAGAAGCAAAACCAAAAAGGGgtagaagaggaagaaaaaaagctAGTGCAGAAGAAAATATAGCTAATATAGTAGATGATAGTGTTAATGGAAATGTAAGCAATTAA
- the CS gene encoding citrate synthase, mitochondrial precursor, putative → MGRIGNITRNNAFTRNKVELNNIFAHCLENENFHNKRRNSCHVIQLRNYNVKKLTNEKKKNSFNCSDVHGLVGNRTNVMRTNNARYFSSNNSYERNLYLENYAKIKENINSIDNEESVIMTILKEKTYDCIQKTKEKIKTIMHTYPNTPISICTPNNVIGGLRNTITLITDTSILEKRKGILFRGRPVDKILKDFPKWDNTCEYPMAEAMFWYLLTKEIPAVDDLKLFSRELYCRAKKIPLFVFEFIDNIPTFTHPMSQLISTVSFLESLSLFKLKYSTGILKTEYWKYILEDAVSLIAQIQVIGAYIYKRTFIDNTIKKGEGIELDIDLDWSANFTKLIGYEDNEVRDLLRLYFLLHSDHEGGNASAHVSHLIGSTLGNPYLSFSGCAIALYGPLHGLANQECLKFLLDIKKHLGDKQLTYGFIEKYAQNFLNSGRVIPGYGHAVLRVPDPRFLALRNFALTHFPDDPIVQILEMCYKVIPGILSATGKVKNPYPNVDCYSGSLLYHYGIKYPEYYTVLFAISRSIGVMSQLVLSRGLMYPLERPKSVDIHNLKKICERNYVKIEEFE, encoded by the coding sequence ATGGGAAGAATCGGCAACATTACACGCAACAACGCATTTACGAGGAATAAAGTAGAACTTAATAACATATTTGCACATTGTTTAGAAAATGagaattttcataataaacGTAGGAATAGTTGTCATGTGATACAATTAAGgaattataatgtaaaaaaattaacaaatgagaagaagaagaattCTTTTAATTGTTCAGATGTTCATGGGTTAGTAGGTAATAGAACTAATGTAATGAGAACAAACAATGCTCGTTATTTTTCGAGTAATAATAGTTATGAAAGAAACTTATACTTAGAAAATTATgctaaaataaaagaaaatattaatagtataGATAATGAAGAATCTGTTATTATGACCATTTTGAAGGAAAAAACGTATGACTGTATACAGAAaacgaaagaaaaaataaaaacaattatgcatacatatcCAAATACACCCATATCTATATGTACACCAAATAATGTAATTGGTGGATTGAGAAATACAATAACTTTAATTACTGATACTTCcattttagaaaaaagaaaaggaattTTATTTAGAGGTAGACCTGTAGATAAGATATTAAAAGATTTTCCCAAATGGGACAATACTTGTGAATATCCTATGGCTGAAGCTATGTTTTGGTATTTATTAACAAAAGAAATACCAGCTGTTGATGACTTAAAACTTTTTTCAAGAGAATTATATTGCAGAGCTAAAAAAATTCCGTTATTtgtttttgaatttattgaTAATATACCAACATTTACACATCCAATGAGTCAATTAATATCAACAGTTTCTTTTTTGGAatctttatctttatttaaattaaaatattctacaggaatattaaaaacagAATACTGGAAATACATTTTGGAAGATGCTGTTTCCTTAATAGCACAAATTCAAGTTATCGGtgcttatatttataagagAACTTTTATAGAtaatactattaaaaaaggGGAAGGTATAGAATTAGATATTGATCTTGATTGGTCAgctaattttacaaaattaatagGTTATGAAGATAATGAAGTGAGAGATTTGTTAagactttattttttactacaCAGTGATCATGAAGGAGGAAATGCAAGTGCACATGTATCTCATTTAATTGGAAGTACTTTAGGTAATCCATATTTGTCCTTTTCTGGGTGTGCTATCGCATTGTATGGTCCTTTACATGGACTAGCTAACCAAGAAtgcttaaaatttttattggatataaaaaaacactTAGGTGATAAACAACTAACATATGgttttattgaaaaatatgcGCAAAATTTTCTTAACTCCGGAAGAGTTATACCGGGATATGGTCATGCAGTTCTAAGAGTCCCCGATCCCCGTTTTTTAGCTCTCAGAAATTTTGCCTTAACTCATTTTCCAGATGACCCAATAGTACAAATACTTGAAATGTGCTATAAAGTAATACCAGGAATACTTTCAGCTACTGGTAAAGTGAAAAATCCATATCCTAATGTAGATTGTTACAGTGGTTCTCTATTATATCACTATGGCATTAAATACCCGGAATATTATACGGTACTTTTTGCTATCTCTAGATCCATAGGTGTAATGTCCCAACTAGTTTTATCAAGGGGTTTAATGTATCCATTAGAGCGACCCAAGTCGGTAGACATacacaatttaaaaaaaatatgcgaAAGGAATTATGTTAAAATTGAGGAAttcgaataa